In Pochonia chlamydosporia 170 chromosome 3, whole genome shotgun sequence, the following are encoded in one genomic region:
- a CDS encoding protein kinase-like domain (similar to Cordyceps militaris CM01 XP_006674853.1) encodes MAPKLRCVCMDKDDLAWEKSDEEVESWQKSLHDREIYLGISSLIRKYRPGQAVRLHTPIRGGYNIFYRLEYSDGSSAAMRIPCIVKFPEEKVRYEVATMRYVAANTTIPVPRIYHYGTAAENPTGLGPFIIMDYIDHERTMSDALKDPTLGPDESHVLDADISEDKLKFLYRQMANILLQLSRLTFPKIGSLVQEDDGSFSASGRPLIQNMNSLVEFAGVVPSLLPSQSYDTSAEWYAAMADMHMAQLAFQHNDAVLDEDDVRDKYVARQLFRRLVSSRQQHHCESTFRLYSEDLRPSNVLIDQDLRVVGVIDWEFAYAAPPQFSFDPPWWLLLKSPEYWPGGYNPWMEAYEPRLNTFLSGLEEEEEKEDEQKGPTSPTRDSGMPLSRLMRKSWEQKAWMINYAARNSWAFDFIFWRYLDGAYFGENESGDYHARLGLLAKEEIEAMEALVVMKMEEMADRVLVQWNHDDAVARLAKVMV; translated from the exons ATGGCCCCGAAACTGAGATGTGTTTGCATGGATAAAGACGACCTTGCGTGGGAGAAGAGTGACGAAGAGGTCGAATCGTGGCAGAAGTCACTACATGACCGTGAAATTTACCTTGGAATCAGCAGCCTTATACGAAAATACAGACCTGGCCAGGCAGTAAGGCTTCATACACCGATTAGAGGCGGATACAATATATTCTACCGGCTCGAATATAGTGATGGCTCATCCGCTGCGATGAGGATCCCCT GCATTGTCAAGTTCCCCGAGGAAAAGGTTAGGTACGAGGTAGCTACAATGCGTTATGTCGCTGCAAACACTACGATCCCCGTGCCTAGGATATACCATTACGGAACTGCGGCGGAGAATCCTACTGGCCTTGGCCCCTTCATTATTATGGATTATATAGACCACGAGAGGACAATGTCTGACGCTTTGAAAGACCCTACTCTAGGACCTGACGAGTCTCATGTACTGGACGCCGACATCAGCGAGGATAAGCTCAAGTTTCTTTACAGGCAAATGGCCAACATTCTGCTGCAGCTATCTCGGTTGACATTTCCCAAAATAGGTTCCTTGGTgcaggaagatgatggatcGTTTTCTGCTTCAGGACGGCCGCTGATTCAGAACATGAACTCTTTGGTAGAGTTCGCTGGGGTAGTCCCATCGCTACTACCATCCCAATCTTACGACACCTCTGCCGAGTGGTAcgcagccatggcagacaTGCATATGGCACAGCTAGCTTTCCAACATAATGATGCGGTTCtagatgaggatgatgtACGGGATAAATACGTTGCTCGTCAGCTGTTTCGACGACTTGTATCTAGtcggcagcagcaccacTGCGAGTCTACCTTTCGGCTATACTCTGAAGATTTACGTCCATCCAACGTCTTGATCGATCAAGATCTTCGCGTAGTAGGCGTTATAGACTGGGAGTTTGCCTATGCTGCGCCGCCGCAGTTTTCGTTCGATCCCCCCTGGTGGCTGCTCTTAAAGAGCCCAGAGTACTGGCCCGGCGGGTATAATCCATGGATGGAGGCATATGAACCTCGACTGAATACGTTTTTAAGCGGTTtagaagaagaagaagagaaggaagatgAGCAAAAAGGTCCAACATCCCCTACAAGAGACTCTGGGATGCCACTTTCACGGCTAATGAGAAAGAGCTGGGAGCAAAAAGCTTGGATGATTAATTACGCCGCTAGGAATAGCTGGGCTTTTGACTTTATCTTTTGGAGGTATTTGGATGGTGCGTATTTTGGGGAGAATGAGAGTGGTGATTATCATGCAAGACTTGGATTACTTGCGAAAGAGGAAATTGAAGCGATGGAAGCTTTGGTagtgatgaagatggaggagatggcggatAGGGTCCTGGTTCAGTGGAatcatgatgatgctgtggcCAGGCTGGCTAAGGTTATGGTTTGA
- a CDS encoding reverse transcriptase (similar to Metarhizium acridum CQMa 102 XP_007815711.1): protein MARTRAQSATLKLKSHSSPATENQDTSTARFDLELSPRPTKLDQPSKSPVVDGSSGVISCIGFWAREGKWPKEYFAPSSLDRILARRRSLSSLSRKRSAFGSDQKLRGEKSAPYGDPRYKILLESRASFMHESDLGITKQCEKELSSFLASYQTVPNDTPFQDDLFKNTCRRVEDRNEDRIMRDITPLIVPPADFLSIRGAQHLNILIESINEVWSNSIPLTGSQPQPDYSLGFRCEAFNDDQLAKLSPFIGDFLGGDVSFFMATYLMYFSFLTCEVKCGTSALDLADCQNVHSMTLAVRAVVELFRAAKCERDIHRQILGYSISHDHRSVRIYGHYPVIDGEDTKYYRHPIRSFDFTALDGKERWTAYRFMKNVYEHWVPLHFKRICAAIDQLPLDLELTNEAFSSASNRITASS, encoded by the coding sequence ATGGCACGCACTCGAGCACAGTCGGCCACCCTGAAGCTGAAGAGTCATTCATCGCCTGCCACCGAAAACCAAGACACCAGCACGGCTCGATTCGACCTGGAATTATCTCCTAGACCAACTAAACTAGATCAACCGAGCAAATCTCCTGTTGTCGATGGTAGCTCTGGAGTGATCAGTTGTATTGGCTTTTGGGCAAGAGAAGGGAAGTGGCCGAAAGAATACTTTGCACCAAGTAGTCTGGACCGCATACTTGCCCGAAGAAGATCCCTCTCATCACTTAGTCGCAAGCGATCCGCCTTTGGGAGTGATCAGAAGCTACGAGGAGAGAAAAGCGCGCCATACGGAGATCCTCGTTATAAAATACTGCTTGAATCTAGAGCCAGCTTTATGCATGAATCAGATCTTGGGATCACCAAGCAGTGTGAGAAGGAGTTATCTTCATTCCTCGCGTCCTACCAAACGGTTCCGAATGACACCCCTTTTCAGGATGACCTGTTCAAAAACACCTGCCGCAGGGTCGAAGACAGAAACGAGGACCGAATCATGCGGGATATCACGCCATTAATCGTCCCTCCCGCCGATTTTTTGAGTATACGTGGTGCACAACACCTCAACATCTTAATAGAGAGCATCAACGAGGTCTGGAGCAACTCAATACCGTTGACTGGGTCTCAGCCCCAGCCCGACTACTCTCTCGGTTTTAGATGCGAGGCATTCAATGACGATCAGCTCGCTAAGCTGTCGCCATTTATTGGTGACTTTCTTGGCGGAGATGTATCCTTTTTCATGGCGACTTACTTGATGTATTTTTCGTTCTTAACATGTGAAGTTAAATGCGGTACGTCTGCGCTGGACTTGGCAGATTGCCAGAATGTCCACAGCATGACTCTTGCTGTCCGCGCCGTTGTTGAGCTGTTCCGTGCTGCGAAGTGCGAAAGGGATATACACCGACAGATCCTTGGCTATTCCATCTCCCACGACCACAGGTCCGTGCGAATCTACGGACATTATCCCGTGATAGATGGTGAGGACACCAAGTATTACCGCCATCCCATCCGTTCGTTTGATTTTACGGCGTTGGATGGGAAGGAAAGGTGGACGGCATATCGTTTCATGAAGAATGTGTACGAGCATTGGGTACCTTTACATTTCAAGAGGATATGCGCAGCTATCGATCAGTTACCATTGGACTTGGAATTGACAAATGAGGCGttttcttcagcttcaaatCGAATCACTGCGTCAAGTTAA